A genomic segment from Polyangium mundeleinium encodes:
- a CDS encoding TMEM165/GDT1 family protein, giving the protein MDWKLFASTFAAIFLAEMGDKTQIATLTLAGSGSSRWVVFAASALALVSTSAVAVLLGEVVSRHVPAIWVKRAAGLVFVVLGVIYLVGAKEEPGARSGEPPSARDQS; this is encoded by the coding sequence ATGGACTGGAAGCTCTTCGCCTCGACGTTCGCCGCCATCTTCCTCGCGGAGATGGGCGACAAGACGCAGATCGCGACGCTCACGCTGGCCGGCAGCGGGTCGTCGCGCTGGGTGGTCTTCGCGGCCTCGGCGCTCGCGCTGGTCTCGACGAGCGCGGTCGCGGTGCTGCTCGGGGAGGTCGTGAGCCGCCACGTGCCGGCGATCTGGGTCAAGCGTGCGGCGGGGCTCGTGTTCGTGGTGCTCGGCGTGATCTATCTGGTGGGCGCGAAGGAGGAGCCGGGGGCTCGTTCGGGCGAGCCCCCGTCGGCGCGTGATCAGTCGTAG
- a CDS encoding SulP family inorganic anion transporter, with amino-acid sequence MDKPDQSAGVPTGAPSIRNDLVAGFLVFLIALPLCLGIAMASGFPPVAGIITAVIGGVVATWIGSAALTIKGPAAGLIVIALGAVTELGSGNGSVGYRRALATIVVAAVLQIGFALARAGALGDFFPSSVVHGMLAAIGIIICSKQIHVALGVTPEAKEPLHLLFEIPRSVGRLNPEIAIIGGVSLAILFAFPVLAKRFSFLKKIPAPLFVLAVAVLLAHVFDLEHEHTYTFSINHHDYKIGPNFLVNLPGNVLAAVTTPDFSAVLSGTSLKYIVMFALVGSIESLLSAKAVDALDPEKRRSDLDKDLLATGVGNLIAGLLGGLPMISEIVRSSANIGYGARSKLSNFFHGLFLLLFVAFLPGLIHRIPLAALAAMLIYTGTRLASPHEFVKTFRVGREQLLVFVSTTVVTLATDLLVGVAAGIVIKMVVHVVNGAPIKSLFRPDIEERLVGERVVLRIRHAAVFSNYLSIKGRLAKHEAKHVVVDFDHARLVDHTVMEKLHELRGEFERSGRTLEVIGLDRHRSLSEHPLAARRKAVLERAGSTP; translated from the coding sequence TTCCATCCGGAACGACCTCGTCGCCGGATTTCTCGTCTTTCTCATCGCCTTACCGCTTTGCCTGGGCATCGCCATGGCCAGCGGTTTTCCGCCCGTGGCAGGCATCATCACGGCCGTCATCGGTGGCGTGGTCGCCACCTGGATAGGCAGCGCTGCGCTCACCATCAAAGGGCCGGCCGCGGGGCTCATCGTCATCGCGCTCGGCGCGGTGACGGAGCTCGGGAGCGGGAATGGCTCGGTCGGGTATCGCCGTGCGCTCGCGACGATCGTGGTCGCCGCGGTGCTCCAGATCGGGTTTGCCCTCGCGCGCGCGGGGGCGCTCGGCGATTTCTTTCCGTCGTCCGTGGTGCACGGGATGCTCGCGGCGATCGGCATCATCATCTGCTCGAAGCAGATCCACGTGGCGCTCGGCGTGACGCCCGAGGCCAAGGAGCCGCTGCACCTGCTCTTCGAGATCCCGCGCAGCGTCGGCCGCCTGAACCCGGAGATCGCGATCATCGGCGGCGTGAGCCTCGCGATCCTCTTCGCGTTTCCCGTGCTCGCGAAGCGATTTTCGTTCCTCAAGAAGATCCCGGCGCCGCTCTTCGTGCTCGCGGTCGCGGTGCTGCTCGCGCACGTGTTCGACCTCGAGCACGAGCACACGTACACGTTCTCGATCAACCACCACGACTACAAGATCGGGCCGAACTTCCTGGTGAACCTCCCGGGAAACGTGCTCGCGGCGGTGACGACGCCGGATTTCAGCGCGGTGCTCTCGGGGACGTCGCTCAAGTACATCGTGATGTTCGCGCTCGTCGGCAGCATCGAGAGCTTGCTCAGCGCCAAGGCCGTCGACGCGCTGGATCCGGAGAAGCGCCGCTCGGACCTCGACAAGGACCTGCTCGCGACGGGCGTCGGCAATCTGATCGCGGGCCTCCTCGGCGGCCTGCCCATGATCTCGGAGATCGTGCGCAGCTCGGCGAACATCGGCTACGGCGCGCGGTCGAAGTTATCGAACTTCTTCCACGGGCTGTTCTTGCTGCTCTTCGTGGCGTTCTTGCCCGGCCTCATCCACCGCATCCCGCTCGCGGCGCTCGCGGCGATGCTGATCTACACGGGCACGCGCCTCGCCTCCCCCCACGAGTTCGTCAAGACGTTCCGCGTCGGCCGCGAGCAGCTCCTCGTGTTCGTGTCGACGACGGTCGTGACGCTCGCGACCGACCTGCTCGTCGGCGTGGCGGCTGGCATCGTGATCAAGATGGTCGTGCACGTGGTGAACGGGGCGCCCATCAAGAGCCTGTTCCGGCCCGACATCGAGGAGCGTTTGGTCGGGGAGCGCGTCGTGCTGCGGATCCGGCACGCCGCGGTGTTCAGCAACTACCTCTCGATCAAGGGGCGGCTCGCAAAACACGAGGCGAAGCACGTGGTCGTCGACTTCGACCATGCCCGCCTCGTGGATCACACCGTGATGGAGAAGCTGCACGAGCTCCGGGGTGAGTTCGAGCGGAGCGGGCGCACGCTGGAGGTGATCGGCCTCGACCGGCACCGCAGCCTGTCGGAGCACCCGCTCGCGGCGCGACGGAAGGCGGTGCTGGAGCGCGCAGGCTCGACGCCTTGA
- a CDS encoding diacylglycerol/lipid kinase family protein, whose product MASRTDVPLPPGTDLEAASSRPSEAARSGGPALPRIAVVVNGNAKSVTAEVIETLDQILDSGDLFVSRSVEESEGIARILVDRGYGTILTGGGDGTFTSVVTAVVNEAKRRSAPMPRFGLLRLGTGNSLAWVLGASGAGEKGSGGFRGLAVDLSRLRADAGSRWLRLVEAEGVLSPFCGFGIDAQMLKDYTQVKGLLARGPLKRIAPGMVSYAIAATTKTLPSYFVRRTPHCRVINTGSDAVRVGEKGSILGAPIRKGGVIYEGPAKLACVATIPYYGFGLRMFPYAEDRPDRMQLRVTNLSPVAFVSNFQTIWRGEYENLENTFDFFVDDITIEMDPPTAFQIGGDVRGERKSIRVRLTEPIRIVDFYAPPRG is encoded by the coding sequence ATGGCCTCTCGCACCGACGTGCCCCTGCCCCCTGGAACGGACCTCGAGGCGGCCTCCTCGCGGCCCTCGGAGGCGGCCCGGTCCGGCGGGCCGGCCCTGCCGCGCATCGCCGTGGTGGTCAACGGCAACGCCAAGAGCGTCACGGCCGAGGTGATCGAGACGCTCGATCAGATCCTCGACAGCGGCGATCTCTTCGTGTCGCGCAGCGTCGAGGAGAGCGAGGGCATCGCGCGGATCCTCGTCGATCGCGGCTACGGGACGATCCTCACCGGCGGCGGAGATGGGACGTTCACGTCGGTCGTCACGGCCGTCGTGAACGAGGCGAAGCGGAGGAGCGCGCCGATGCCGCGCTTCGGCCTGCTGCGGCTCGGCACGGGCAACTCGCTCGCGTGGGTGCTCGGCGCGAGCGGCGCGGGCGAAAAAGGCTCGGGCGGGTTCCGCGGGCTCGCGGTGGACCTCTCGCGCCTGCGCGCCGACGCGGGGAGCCGCTGGCTGCGCCTCGTCGAGGCCGAGGGCGTCCTCTCGCCGTTCTGTGGCTTCGGCATCGATGCGCAGATGCTCAAGGACTACACGCAGGTGAAGGGGCTGCTCGCGCGCGGCCCGCTGAAGCGGATCGCGCCGGGCATGGTGTCCTACGCGATCGCGGCGACGACGAAGACGCTGCCGAGCTACTTCGTGCGCCGCACGCCGCACTGCCGGGTGATCAACACGGGCAGCGACGCCGTGCGCGTGGGGGAGAAGGGCTCGATCCTCGGCGCGCCGATCCGCAAGGGCGGCGTGATCTACGAGGGGCCGGCGAAGCTCGCGTGCGTCGCGACGATCCCGTATTACGGCTTCGGCCTGCGCATGTTCCCGTACGCCGAGGATCGACCGGACCGCATGCAACTCCGGGTGACGAACCTCTCGCCCGTGGCCTTCGTATCGAACTTCCAGACGATCTGGCGCGGCGAGTACGAGAACCTCGAGAACACGTTCGATTTCTTCGTCGACGACATCACGATCGAGATGGACCCGCCGACGGCGTTCCAGATCGGCGGCGATGTGCGGGGAGAGCGCAAGAGCATCCGGGTTCGTCTGACCGAACCGATCCGCATCGTCGATTTTTACGCGCCGCCGCGGGGCTAG
- a CDS encoding inositol-3-phosphate synthase, whose product MKQPKEITKAEGKLGVLLPGLGAVATTTIAGVMLARKNLALPIGSLTQLGTIRLGKRTDNRSPLIRDFLPLASLDQLEFGGWDLFPDTAYESAKHAEVLEQRHLDQVRDELSQVTPMKAVFYPEYVKRLHGPHVKTGATKADMVEQVRDDIRTFLKTKGCSRAVAVWCGSTEVYFPPGDVHASIDAFEAGLARNDPGISNSQIYAWACLKERVPYANGAPNLTVDFPAAWDLAKKLEVPIAGKDFKTGQTLMKTIIAPGLKARMLGLSGWFSTNILGNRDGEVLDDPDSFKSKEVSKLGVLEYILQPHMYKELYGKLYHKVRIEFYPPRGDAKEGWDNIDLFGWLGYPMQIKVNFLCRDSILAAPIVLDLALLMDLASRAGFGGTQEWLSFYFKSPMTAPNLYPEHDLFIQSMKLKNTMRWMMGEDLITHLGNEYYD is encoded by the coding sequence GTGAAGCAGCCGAAAGAAATCACGAAGGCAGAGGGCAAGCTCGGCGTGCTCCTGCCGGGGCTCGGTGCGGTGGCGACGACGACGATCGCCGGCGTGATGTTGGCCCGCAAGAATCTGGCGTTGCCGATCGGATCGCTGACGCAGCTCGGGACCATCCGGCTCGGCAAGCGCACGGACAACCGCTCGCCGCTCATCCGCGACTTCCTGCCGCTCGCGTCGCTCGATCAGCTCGAGTTCGGCGGCTGGGACCTCTTCCCTGACACGGCGTACGAATCCGCGAAGCACGCCGAGGTCCTCGAGCAGCGCCACCTCGATCAGGTGCGCGACGAGCTCTCGCAGGTCACGCCGATGAAGGCGGTCTTCTACCCGGAGTACGTCAAGCGCCTGCACGGCCCGCACGTCAAGACGGGCGCCACGAAGGCCGACATGGTCGAGCAGGTGCGCGACGACATCCGCACGTTCCTGAAGACCAAGGGCTGCTCGCGCGCCGTCGCCGTGTGGTGTGGCTCGACCGAGGTCTACTTCCCGCCGGGCGACGTGCATGCGTCGATCGACGCGTTCGAGGCCGGCCTCGCGCGAAACGATCCGGGCATCTCGAACTCGCAGATCTACGCCTGGGCTTGCCTCAAGGAGCGCGTGCCCTACGCGAACGGCGCGCCGAACCTGACGGTCGACTTCCCCGCCGCGTGGGACCTCGCGAAGAAGCTCGAGGTGCCCATCGCCGGCAAGGACTTCAAGACCGGCCAGACGCTCATGAAGACCATCATCGCGCCCGGCCTCAAGGCGCGCATGCTCGGCCTCTCGGGCTGGTTCTCCACGAACATCCTCGGCAACCGCGACGGCGAGGTGCTCGACGATCCCGATAGTTTCAAGTCCAAGGAAGTCTCGAAGCTCGGCGTCCTCGAGTACATCCTGCAGCCGCACATGTACAAGGAGCTGTACGGCAAGCTCTACCACAAGGTCCGCATCGAGTTTTACCCGCCGCGCGGCGACGCGAAGGAGGGCTGGGACAACATCGATCTCTTCGGATGGCTCGGCTATCCGATGCAGATCAAGGTGAACTTCCTCTGCCGCGACTCGATCCTCGCCGCGCCCATCGTGCTCGACCTCGCGCTGCTCATGGACCTCGCCTCGCGCGCGGGCTTCGGGGGCACGCAGGAGTGGCTGAGCTTCTACTTCAAGAGCCCGATGACCGCTCCGAACCTCTATCCGGAGCACGACCTCTTCATCCAGTCGATGAAGCTCAAGAACACGATGCGCTGGATGATGGGCGAGGACCTCATCACCCACCTCGGCAACGAGTACTACGACTGA